Proteins encoded within one genomic window of Natator depressus isolate rNatDep1 chromosome 1, rNatDep2.hap1, whole genome shotgun sequence:
- the LOC141990068 gene encoding uncharacterized protein LOC141990068, translating to MQSSSAEVTMMESQNRKRAPAWTEREVRDLIAVWGEESVLSELRSSFRNAKTFVKISQGMKDRGHNRDPKQCRVKLKELRQAYQKTREANGRSGSEPQTCRFYDELHAILGGSATTTPAVLFDSFNGDGGNTEAGFGDEEDDDEEEVVDSSQQASGETGFPDSQELFLTLDLEPVPPEPTQGCLLDPAGGEGTSAACVSMITGSSPSQRLVKIRKKKKRTRDEMFSELMLSSHTDRAQMNAWRQIMSDCRKAQNDQEERWRAEESKWRAEESKWRAEERAEARMWRQRDERRQDSMLRLLEDQTSMLQCMVELQQRQLEHRLPLQPLCNQPPSSPSSIASTPRRPRTREIQYIMLS from the exons atgcagagctcatcagcagaggtgaccatgatggagtctcagaatcgcaaaagagctccagcatggaccgaacgggaggtacgggatctgatcgctgtatggggagaggaatccgtgctatcagaactccgttccagttttcgaaatgccaaaacctttgtcaagatctcccagggcatgaaggacagaggccataacagggacccgaagcagtgccgcgtgaaactgaaggagctgaggcaagcctaccagaaaaccagagaggcgaacggccgctccgggtcagagccccaaacatgccgcttctatgatgagctgcatgccattttagggggttcagccaccactaccccagccgtgttgtttgactccttcaatggagatggaggcaatacggaagcaggttttggggacgaagaagatgatgatgaggaggaggttgtagatagctcacagcaagcaagcggagaaaccggttttcccgacagccaggaactgtttctcaccctggacctggagccagtaccccctgaacccacccaaggctgcctcctggacccagcaggcggagaagggacctccg ctgcatgtgtttcaatgatcacaggatcttctccttcccagaggctagtgaagattagaaagaaaaaaaaacgcactcgagatgaaatgttctctgagctcatgctgtcctcccacactgacagagcacagatgaatgcgtggaggcaaataatgtcagactgcaggaaagcacaaaatgaccaggaggagaggtggcgggctgaagagagtaagtggcgggctgaagagagtaagtggcgggctgaagagagggctgaagctcgaatgtggcgacagcgtgatgagaggaggcaggattcaatgctgaggctgctggaggaccaaaccagtatgctccagtgtatggttgagctgcagcaaaggcagctggagcacagactgccactacagcccctgtgtaaccaaccgccctcctccccaagttccatagcctctacacccagacgcccaagaacgcg